The following are encoded in a window of Mycolicibacterium tusciae JS617 genomic DNA:
- the zomB gene encoding flagellar motor control protein ZomB, with translation MSFRVAGPSALLDRIGDRFARLPAFRYDLTVRISLWVSVIVVAALFGWGAWQRRWIADDGLIVLRTVRNLLAGNGPVFNAGERVEANTSTVWTYLIYFGAWVGGPVRMEYVALFLALTLSVLGVVLAMLGTARLYAPSLQGRRALMLPAGVLVYIAVPPARDFATSGLENGLVLAYLGLLWWMMVCWSQALRPSGPGRAATPVYRGGPPIIRRQPVAAAPARIGQSFDAALAFVAGMSVLIRPELALVGGVALVMMLIAAQDWRRRGLIVLAGGLVPVGYEIFRMGYYGLIFPGTALAKDASGAKWSQGFLYLANFNNPYLLWAPAILLAGLAAVVMVTRGRPWGIRHTVAPGHGWLARTVQSPQAVVGFMLVSGLLQAIYWIRQGGDFMHGRVLLTPLFCMLAPIAVIPLVLPDGTRMARGAGYLFVGATSVLWVSIAGWSLWVANSSGMGSDATRVTYSGIVDERRFYAQATGNAHPLTAADYLDYPRMRAVMTALNNTPDGALLLPAGNYDQWDVVPAIPPPPDAPADVKGQRGPHTVFFTNLGMLGMNVGLNVRVIDQIGLANPLAAHTARLDDGRIGHDKNLLPDWAVAEGPFLKTRPFIPPYLDEEWIAQAEAALECPATDAMLNAVRGEMGPRRFLSNLLHAYSLTQYRIDRVPLYELKRCGLDVPEPKDEPYTGMPATGP, from the coding sequence ATGAGCTTCAGGGTCGCCGGCCCCAGCGCCCTGCTGGACCGCATCGGCGACCGCTTCGCGCGCCTGCCGGCCTTTCGCTACGACCTCACCGTTCGAATCAGCCTGTGGGTGAGCGTGATCGTCGTCGCCGCGCTGTTCGGCTGGGGCGCATGGCAGCGGCGCTGGATCGCCGACGACGGCCTCATCGTCCTGCGCACCGTACGAAACCTATTGGCGGGCAATGGTCCGGTGTTCAACGCCGGTGAGCGCGTCGAGGCCAATACCTCGACGGTATGGACGTATTTGATCTATTTCGGCGCGTGGGTCGGCGGTCCGGTGCGGATGGAGTACGTGGCGCTGTTTCTGGCGCTTACGCTCAGCGTTCTCGGTGTGGTGTTGGCGATGCTGGGGACCGCCAGACTGTACGCACCGAGCCTGCAGGGACGGCGGGCGCTGATGTTGCCCGCCGGTGTACTGGTCTACATCGCGGTGCCGCCGGCCCGTGATTTCGCCACCTCGGGTCTCGAAAACGGTTTGGTCCTGGCATATCTCGGTCTGCTGTGGTGGATGATGGTCTGCTGGTCGCAGGCGCTGCGCCCATCCGGGCCCGGCAGGGCAGCAACGCCGGTCTACCGGGGCGGCCCACCGATCATTCGCAGACAGCCTGTAGCGGCGGCACCGGCTAGAATCGGCCAGTCCTTCGACGCCGCACTGGCTTTCGTCGCCGGCATGAGTGTGCTTATTCGCCCCGAGTTGGCGTTGGTCGGCGGGGTGGCGTTGGTCATGATGTTGATCGCGGCCCAGGACTGGCGGCGGCGCGGACTCATCGTCCTTGCCGGTGGTCTGGTTCCCGTGGGCTACGAGATCTTCCGAATGGGCTACTACGGCTTGATTTTTCCCGGCACCGCCCTGGCCAAGGACGCCTCGGGAGCCAAGTGGTCACAGGGGTTCTTGTACCTGGCCAACTTCAACAATCCGTATCTGCTGTGGGCGCCCGCCATCCTGCTGGCCGGTCTGGCAGCGGTGGTGATGGTGACCCGCGGCCGCCCGTGGGGAATTCGTCACACGGTTGCACCGGGTCACGGATGGCTTGCGCGAACGGTGCAAAGTCCGCAGGCGGTGGTGGGATTCATGCTTGTCAGCGGTTTGCTGCAGGCGATCTACTGGATTCGTCAGGGCGGTGACTTCATGCACGGCCGGGTGTTGTTGACCCCGTTGTTCTGCATGCTCGCACCGATCGCGGTCATCCCGTTGGTGTTGCCCGACGGCACCCGAATGGCCCGTGGCGCGGGCTATCTGTTCGTCGGCGCCACGAGCGTGTTGTGGGTGTCGATCGCAGGTTGGTCGCTGTGGGTGGCGAATTCGAGCGGCATGGGGTCCGACGCCACCCGCGTGACGTACAGCGGCATCGTCGACGAGCGCCGGTTCTACGCGCAGGCAACGGGCAACGCGCATCCACTGACGGCCGCAGATTACCTCGATTACCCGCGAATGCGTGCGGTGATGACGGCGTTGAACAACACGCCAGACGGCGCCCTGCTGTTGCCGGCAGGCAATTACGACCAGTGGGACGTGGTGCCTGCCATCCCGCCCCCGCCGGATGCGCCGGCCGACGTCAAGGGCCAAAGGGGCCCGCACACAGTCTTTTTCACCAATCTCGGCATGCTGGGGATGAATGTCGGCCTGAATGTCCGGGTGATCGATCAAATCGGACTGGCCAATCCGCTTGCCGCGCACACCGCTCGCCTCGATGACGGCCGCATCGGCCACGACAAGAACCTGCTCCCGGACTGGGCGGTCGCCGAGGGGCCGTTCCTCAAGACCAGGCCCTTCATTCCGCCCTATCTGGACGAGGAGTGGATCGCACAGGCCGAGGCGGCACTGGAGTGCCCGGCGACCGACGCGATGCTCAATGCCGTCCGCGGCGAGATGGGACCTCGGCGGTTCCTGTCGAACCTGCTGCACGCTTACTCACTGACGCAGTACCGGATCGATCGAGTGCCGCTCTACGAGCTCAAACGCTGCGGTCTGGATGTGCCCGAGCCGAAGGACGAGCCTTACACCGGCATGCCGGCGACGGGGCCATAG
- a CDS encoding esterase family protein — MVRAVRTWLRRAIAAGAAVLTMLVIAAVPNVTPTAGAFSREGLPVEYLDVYSTSMGRNIRVQFQPATNPAPAPASGPAKAVYLLDGLRARDDYNGWDIETQAFEWFLDSGVATVMPVGGQSSFYTDWYSPSSFNSQPYTYKWETFLTSELPSWLATNKAVSPTGNGVVGLSMSGGPALILSAHHPAQFRYAASLSGFLNPSALFMQQAIRIAMLDAGGYNVDNMWGAPWDNAWKRNDPIRQVSRIIANGTRLWIYCAPGGTTPLDVNADPNQAFSANSLESMALKSNLDFQTAYVNGGGNNATFEFPPTGNHAWPYWGAQLQALKPDLIATLKR, encoded by the coding sequence ATGGTACGAGCTGTGCGAACCTGGCTTCGCCGTGCAATCGCGGCGGGTGCCGCGGTCCTGACCATGCTGGTGATCGCCGCTGTGCCCAACGTCACACCGACGGCGGGCGCGTTCTCTCGCGAGGGTCTGCCCGTCGAGTACCTCGATGTGTATTCGACGTCGATGGGACGCAACATTCGCGTGCAGTTCCAGCCCGCGACCAACCCCGCGCCGGCGCCGGCATCCGGCCCCGCGAAGGCCGTCTACCTCCTCGACGGCCTGCGCGCACGCGACGATTACAACGGCTGGGACATCGAAACCCAAGCGTTCGAATGGTTTTTGGACTCCGGTGTCGCCACCGTCATGCCCGTCGGGGGGCAGTCCAGCTTCTACACCGACTGGTATTCGCCATCGAGTTTCAACAGCCAGCCCTATACCTATAAATGGGAGACGTTTCTCACCAGCGAGCTGCCGTCGTGGCTGGCGACCAACAAGGCGGTCTCCCCGACCGGTAACGGCGTCGTCGGGCTGTCGATGTCCGGAGGTCCAGCACTGATCCTGTCGGCCCACCACCCGGCGCAGTTCCGCTACGCCGCATCGCTTTCGGGCTTCCTGAACCCGTCGGCCCTGTTCATGCAGCAGGCCATCCGCATCGCGATGCTGGACGCGGGTGGCTACAACGTGGACAACATGTGGGGCGCGCCGTGGGACAACGCATGGAAACGCAACGATCCGATCCGGCAGGTCTCGCGCATCATCGCCAACGGCACCCGCCTGTGGATCTACTGCGCACCGGGCGGCACGACCCCGCTCGACGTGAACGCAGATCCGAATCAGGCGTTCAGCGCCAACAGCCTTGAATCAATGGCTCTCAAGAGCAATTTGGATTTCCAAACGGCCTACGTGAACGGCGGGGGCAACAACGCGACCTTCGAGTTTCCGCCGACGGGTAATCACGCGTGGCCGTACTGGGGAGCGCAGCTGCAGGCGCTGAAACCAGACCTGATCGCAACCCTCAAGCGCTAA
- a CDS encoding esterase family protein: MKFVGNIRGAWVRRLTAVALAAAVLPALVSAVGGSATAGAFSRPGLPVEYLMVPSAGMGRDIKVQFQNGGPNAPGVYLLDGLRARDDFNGWDIETAAFEWYVDSGLAVIMPVGGQSSFYSDWYKPACGKSGCSTYKWETFITQELPGYLAANKGVNPNRNAAVGLSMAGSAAMTLAIYYPQQFQYAASLSGFLNLSEGWWPMLVNMSMGDAGGYDANDMWGATEDEGNAWKRNDPMVNIGQLVANGTRIWVFCGNGKPADINGTGVAAGDNFNAEFLEKFTLRTNKTFQEEYIAAGGKNGVFNFPEAGTHSWEYWGQQLNQMKPDIQRVLGATPQPSTPVGGAAEGAAEAQPASAESGG, from the coding sequence ATGAAGTTCGTTGGCAACATCCGTGGCGCATGGGTGCGCCGGCTCACGGCTGTGGCACTAGCCGCAGCAGTGCTGCCCGCCCTGGTCAGCGCCGTCGGAGGCTCGGCGACTGCGGGGGCTTTCTCTCGTCCGGGTCTGCCGGTCGAGTACCTGATGGTTCCGTCCGCAGGCATGGGACGTGACATCAAGGTTCAGTTCCAAAACGGTGGGCCGAACGCGCCTGGCGTCTACTTGCTAGACGGCCTTCGCGCCCGCGATGACTTCAATGGATGGGATATCGAGACCGCCGCCTTCGAGTGGTACGTCGATTCCGGGCTCGCGGTGATCATGCCGGTCGGTGGCCAGTCCAGTTTCTACAGCGACTGGTACAAGCCGGCCTGCGGTAAGTCGGGTTGCTCCACCTACAAGTGGGAGACCTTCATCACCCAGGAGCTCCCGGGCTACCTGGCCGCGAACAAGGGCGTGAACCCGAACCGCAATGCGGCAGTGGGTCTGTCGATGGCCGGTTCGGCCGCGATGACGCTGGCGATCTACTACCCGCAGCAGTTCCAGTACGCGGCTTCGCTTTCGGGCTTCCTGAATCTCTCCGAAGGCTGGTGGCCGATGCTGGTCAACATGTCGATGGGTGACGCGGGCGGCTACGACGCCAACGACATGTGGGGCGCGACCGAAGACGAGGGCAATGCGTGGAAGCGCAACGACCCGATGGTCAACATCGGCCAGCTGGTCGCCAACGGCACCCGCATCTGGGTGTTCTGCGGTAACGGCAAGCCCGCCGACATCAACGGCACCGGTGTCGCAGCCGGTGACAACTTCAACGCGGAGTTCCTGGAGAAGTTCACGTTGCGGACGAACAAGACGTTCCAGGAGGAGTACATCGCCGCGGGCGGCAAGAACGGCGTGTTCAACTTCCCGGAGGCCGGTACTCACAGCTGGGAGTACTGGGGTCAGCAGCTCAACCAGATGAAGCCCGACATCCAGCGCGTGCTGGGTGCCACCCCGCAGCCGAGCACTCCCGTCGGCGGAGCGGCCGAGGGTGCGGCTGAGGCGCAGCCGGCATCGGCTGAATCCGGCGGTTAA
- a CDS encoding alpha/beta hydrolase-fold protein, with product MRGVIRTILTVVLAAGLWGAGTAMAPTAKADVEMLMVPSAAMGRDIPVAFSGGGPHAVVLLDAFNAAPDVSNWVTAGNAMGALGGQGISIAAPAGGAWSMYTNWEADGSKQWETFLATELPNWLAANKGLAPGGHGIVGAAQGGYGAMAMATFHPDRYRFAGSLSGFLAPERTGTDGAITAGLQRFGGVDTRNMWGLPQLGRWKWHSPNVHVQLLSDNNTRLWVYSPTTGGCDAPAMIGYCDIAAGTNKEFYQHYRSVGGANGHFDFPASGGNDWGAWSGQLAAMSGDLVATIK from the coding sequence ATGCGTGGCGTGATTCGGACGATCCTGACCGTGGTGCTGGCTGCCGGGCTGTGGGGCGCGGGCACGGCCATGGCACCTACCGCCAAGGCCGACGTCGAAATGCTGATGGTTCCGTCAGCGGCGATGGGACGCGATATCCCCGTCGCATTCTCCGGCGGCGGTCCGCACGCCGTCGTCCTGCTCGACGCGTTCAACGCCGCCCCCGACGTCAGCAACTGGGTGACGGCCGGCAACGCGATGGGCGCGCTCGGCGGGCAGGGCATCTCGATCGCCGCACCCGCCGGTGGTGCGTGGAGCATGTACACCAACTGGGAGGCCGACGGCAGCAAGCAGTGGGAGACGTTCCTGGCGACCGAGCTGCCGAACTGGCTGGCAGCCAACAAGGGGCTGGCGCCAGGCGGTCACGGCATCGTCGGCGCCGCACAGGGCGGATACGGGGCGATGGCCATGGCCACCTTCCACCCCGACCGGTACCGCTTCGCCGGATCTCTTTCGGGATTCCTGGCCCCCGAGCGGACCGGAACCGACGGCGCCATCACCGCGGGTCTTCAGCGGTTCGGCGGCGTCGACACCCGCAACATGTGGGGCCTGCCACAGCTGGGCCGGTGGAAGTGGCATTCACCGAACGTCCATGTGCAGCTTCTTTCGGATAACAACACCCGGCTGTGGGTGTACAGCCCGACGACGGGTGGGTGCGACGCGCCCGCGATGATCGGCTACTGCGATATCGCCGCAGGCACGAATAAGGAGTTCTACCAGCATTACCGCTCCGTCGGGGGCGCCAACGGCCACTTCGACTTCCCAGCAAGCGGCGGCAATGACTGGGGTGCTTGGAGTGGACAGCTCGCCGCGATGTCGGGGGACCTGGTAGCCACGATCAAGTAG
- a CDS encoding DUF732 domain-containing protein, with protein sequence MTGCSGNDVMASIGMPTAETETAHGDAGAASPGPVQPGGQSDALVVTVRQRQYLDALTAAGVKPSSDLAALSIGSYVCQARAAKQDEGAVWDFVLPLVRSDVRGDRLSSVAPSAADVDSATAEYIRIATERLC encoded by the coding sequence ATGACCGGATGCTCCGGTAACGACGTAATGGCGAGCATCGGCATGCCGACCGCCGAGACGGAAACCGCGCACGGCGATGCCGGCGCAGCGTCTCCGGGCCCAGTGCAGCCGGGCGGACAGTCCGATGCGCTGGTCGTGACGGTCCGACAACGCCAGTACCTCGACGCCTTGACCGCCGCGGGGGTGAAGCCGTCGAGCGACCTGGCCGCCTTGTCAATCGGCTCCTATGTGTGTCAGGCCCGTGCGGCCAAGCAGGACGAGGGCGCAGTGTGGGATTTCGTGCTGCCGTTGGTGCGTAGCGACGTCCGCGGTGACCGCCTATCCTCGGTTGCGCCGTCGGCGGCCGACGTCGACTCGGCGACCGCCGAGTACATTCGCATCGCGACCGAGCGACTCTGTTAG
- a CDS encoding cutinase family protein: MPKTTRRKRHRILGLVAAVAVALVVVLVVVLVWVWQRSPDTPPGAQPPSSAPGGIPPTGRKPRPEFQDASCPDVQLISIPGTWESSPALDPFNPTQFPIALLLNVTNPLRQQFDAGRLEIYTVPYTAQFHNPFAADKQMSYNQSRAEGFDATVRAMTDMNNRCPLTSYVLIGFSQGAVIAGDIASDVGNGRGPVDEDLVLGVALIADGRRQPGVGQDVGPNAPGQGAEITLDEVPMLAELGLDMTGPRPGGFGMLNNRTYEICATGDLICSAPESAFNITQLPKTLEVLSGGAGQPIHAMYNTPQFWNLDGAPAPQWTLGWAQSVIDNAPHPKHG; this comes from the coding sequence ATGCCCAAGACCACTCGGCGGAAACGTCACCGCATCCTGGGGCTCGTCGCGGCGGTGGCGGTTGCTCTGGTTGTGGTGCTGGTAGTGGTGCTCGTGTGGGTCTGGCAGCGATCGCCGGACACCCCGCCGGGTGCGCAACCGCCCTCATCGGCACCGGGCGGCATACCGCCGACTGGACGCAAGCCGCGGCCCGAATTCCAGGACGCCAGCTGCCCCGACGTGCAGTTGATATCGATTCCCGGCACCTGGGAGTCCTCGCCTGCGCTCGACCCGTTCAACCCGACCCAGTTCCCCATCGCGCTGCTTCTCAACGTCACCAACCCGCTGCGCCAGCAGTTCGATGCGGGCCGGCTGGAGATCTATACGGTTCCCTACACCGCGCAGTTCCATAATCCGTTCGCCGCGGACAAGCAGATGTCCTACAACCAGAGCCGCGCCGAAGGTTTCGACGCGACGGTGCGGGCGATGACCGATATGAACAACCGGTGCCCGCTGACCAGTTACGTGCTGATCGGCTTCTCACAGGGCGCGGTGATCGCGGGTGACATCGCCAGCGATGTCGGCAACGGACGCGGCCCGGTCGACGAGGACCTGGTGCTCGGGGTGGCGTTGATCGCCGACGGTCGTCGCCAGCCCGGCGTCGGCCAGGATGTCGGTCCCAACGCGCCGGGCCAGGGCGCGGAGATCACCTTGGACGAGGTACCGATGCTGGCCGAACTCGGCCTGGACATGACCGGACCGCGACCGGGCGGATTCGGGATGCTCAACAACCGCACCTATGAAATATGTGCGACGGGCGACCTGATCTGTTCGGCGCCGGAGTCGGCCTTCAACATCACCCAGCTGCCCAAGACGCTCGAGGTCCTCAGCGGTGGCGCGGGACAACCTATCCACGCCATGTACAACACGCCGCAATTCTGGAATCTTGATGGTGCTCCGGCCCCGCAGTGGACACTGGGTTGGGCGCAGAGTGTGATCGATAACGCTCCGCACCCGAAACATGGCTGA
- the fadD32 gene encoding long-chain-fatty-acid--AMP ligase FadD32, translating to MGFYNPFLKDGLIKFPDNGSVVKHVEKWAKVRGDRVAYRFLDFSVERDGVARELNWADFGTRNRAIAARLQQVTELGDRVAILCPQNLNYVVAMYGTLYSGRIAVPLFDPSEPGHVGRLHAVLDDCQPSAILTTTESAEGVRKFFRSRPAKERPRVIAVDAVPDEVGATWEPVDVAVDTIAYLQYTSGSTRIPTGVQITHLNLATNIVQIIEALDGEEGDRGLSWLPFFHDMGLITAMLAPMLGHYITFMTPAAFVRRPGRWIREMSRKPDDTGGVISVAPNFAFDHAAARGLPRDDEPPLDLSVVKCILNGSEPISAATVQRFNDAFAPHGFKPQAIKPSYGLAEATLFVSTTPMGDHPRIVSVDRDALNTGTFVEVDPDSPSAVAQAGAGKVGVAEWTVIVDAESATELPDGQIGEVWISGQNMGTGYWGKEEETAQTFHNILKSRTNPSHAEGATDDATWVRTGDLGAFYDGELFITGRVKDLVIIDGRNHYPQDLEYSAQEATKALRVGYVAAFSVPANQLPDEVFDNSHAGLKRDPSDSSEQLVIVGERAPGAHKLEMAPIADDIRAAIAVRHGVTARDVLLTAAGAIPRTSSGKIGRRACRAAYLDGSLRSGKIANDFPDETD from the coding sequence ATGGGGTTTTACAACCCGTTCCTGAAAGACGGACTGATCAAGTTCCCGGATAACGGCAGCGTGGTCAAGCACGTCGAAAAGTGGGCCAAGGTCCGTGGCGATCGCGTCGCCTACCGCTTTCTCGACTTTTCCGTTGAGCGCGACGGTGTGGCGCGCGAGCTGAACTGGGCGGACTTCGGCACGCGTAACCGCGCGATCGCCGCCCGTCTGCAGCAGGTCACCGAGCTAGGCGACCGAGTGGCCATCCTGTGCCCCCAGAACCTCAACTACGTCGTCGCCATGTACGGCACGCTCTACTCGGGCCGCATCGCGGTGCCGCTGTTCGACCCGTCAGAGCCCGGCCACGTCGGACGGCTGCACGCCGTGCTCGACGACTGCCAGCCGTCGGCGATCCTGACCACCACGGAATCCGCAGAAGGCGTTCGCAAGTTCTTCCGCAGCAGGCCCGCCAAGGAGCGGCCGCGCGTCATCGCCGTCGACGCGGTGCCCGATGAGGTCGGTGCCACCTGGGAGCCGGTCGACGTCGCCGTCGACACAATCGCCTACCTGCAGTACACCTCCGGGTCGACCCGCATCCCGACCGGCGTGCAGATCACCCACCTCAACCTGGCCACCAATATCGTCCAGATCATCGAGGCACTCGACGGCGAGGAAGGCGACCGTGGCCTTTCGTGGCTGCCGTTCTTCCACGACATGGGGCTGATCACGGCCATGCTGGCGCCGATGCTCGGGCACTACATCACCTTCATGACCCCTGCGGCGTTCGTTCGCAGGCCCGGCCGTTGGATTCGCGAAATGTCGCGCAAACCCGACGACACCGGGGGCGTGATCTCGGTGGCCCCGAACTTCGCATTCGATCACGCCGCGGCGCGCGGGCTGCCCAGGGACGACGAGCCGCCGCTGGACCTGTCGGTCGTCAAATGCATCCTGAACGGCAGCGAGCCGATCTCAGCCGCGACCGTCCAGAGATTCAACGACGCGTTCGCGCCGCACGGTTTCAAGCCGCAGGCCATCAAGCCGTCCTACGGTTTGGCCGAGGCGACCCTGTTCGTCTCGACCACTCCGATGGGCGACCATCCGAGGATCGTCTCCGTCGACCGCGACGCGTTGAACACCGGTACCTTCGTCGAGGTCGATCCCGATTCGCCGAGCGCCGTCGCGCAGGCCGGTGCGGGCAAGGTGGGCGTCGCGGAGTGGACCGTGATCGTCGACGCCGAATCCGCCACCGAACTGCCCGACGGGCAGATCGGTGAGGTCTGGATCAGCGGCCAGAACATGGGCACCGGCTACTGGGGCAAGGAAGAAGAGACAGCCCAGACTTTTCACAACATCCTCAAGTCGCGGACCAACCCGTCGCACGCCGAGGGCGCGACCGACGACGCCACGTGGGTACGCACGGGTGACCTCGGCGCGTTCTACGACGGCGAGCTGTTCATCACCGGTCGCGTCAAGGATCTCGTCATCATCGACGGCCGCAATCACTACCCGCAGGACCTCGAGTACTCCGCGCAGGAGGCCACCAAGGCGCTGCGGGTCGGGTATGTGGCGGCGTTCTCGGTGCCGGCCAACCAGCTGCCCGACGAGGTGTTCGACAACTCGCATGCCGGGCTCAAGCGTGATCCCTCGGATTCCTCAGAGCAGCTGGTGATCGTCGGCGAGCGCGCACCTGGCGCGCACAAGCTCGAAATGGCTCCGATCGCCGACGACATCCGTGCCGCCATCGCGGTGCGTCACGGCGTCACCGCGCGAGACGTGCTGCTCACCGCGGCCGGCGCGATACCGCGTACCTCCAGCGGCAAGATCGGTCGGCGGGCCTGCCGCGCCGCGTATCTGGACGGCAGTCTGCGCTCAGGCAAGATCGCCAACGATTTCCCCGACGAGACTGACTGA